Proteins co-encoded in one Aspergillus flavus chromosome 2, complete sequence genomic window:
- a CDS encoding monocarboxylate transporter (monocarboxylate permease, putative) — MDDTHHSTGASQNAGEKRPTFESAKVNEPQEFPDGGLRAWLVVLGAFFGLLISFGWTNCVGVFQAYYETHQLQSKSPSIVSWIPATSMFMIFITGPVVGRLYDNFGPRYLLLIGAFLHVFGLMMTSISSQYYQFILAQAICSPIGAGMVMYPCFTCVTTWFMKKRALVMGIVASGSSLGGVVLPILVDRLMPQIGFAWTMRTCAFLMLALLIVTNLTVRPRLPSQPKNIGIMAFIRPFKDLPFLLTALASFFYSMGMFIPITFMVTYGKYRGMSVELAGYLVPIFNAASGIGRILPGYAADKLGNYNVSLCAACLSSIFVLALWLPGQDQATAIAFAALFGLSSGTYTAISPALVAQISDIREIGTRSGTMYACMSVAALTGSPIGGALISAAGGSYWKLQVFTGTMLVMGTIFYIIARMHLAKGKLWMKV, encoded by the exons GCGGGAGAGAAACGACCGACCTTTGAATCAGCTAAAGTAAACGAACCTCAGGAATTTCCTGACGGGGGCTTACGGGCTTGGCTAGTGGTTTTGGGGGCcttcttcggccttcttATTAGTTTCGGCTGGACGAATT GTGTCGGCGTGTTTCAAGCCTATTATGAGACTCATCAGTTACAGTCAAAATCCCCAAGTATAGTGTCGTGGATCCCTGCAACATCGATGTTCATGATTTTTATTACT GGACCTGTGGTTGGAAGGCTGTATGACAATTTTGGGCCGCGTTACCTCCTCTTGATAGGGGCCTTCCTGCATGTATTCGGTCTCATGATGACGTCCATTTCATCCCAGTACTACCAGTTTATCCTTGCCCAAGCTATTTGCAGTCCCATTGGCGCGGGCATGGTCATGTATCCTTGCTTCACCTGTGTCACAACATGGTTCATGAAGAAGCGTGCCCTGGTCATGGGTATAGTTGCCAGCGGATCGAGCCTCGGTGGAGTGGTTCTACCTATCCTAGTAGATCGCTTGATGCCTCAGATAGGTTTCGCGTGGACCATGCGAACATGTGCGTTTCTAATGTTGGCGCTATTAATCGTCACAAATCTCACCGTGAGGCCAAGGCTACCTTCGCAACCAAAAAACATTGGTATAATGGCATTTATCCGGCCTTTCAAGGatcttccatttcttttAACAGCACTTGCCAGTTTCTTCTATTCGATGGGCATGTTCATCCCAATCACATTCATGGTGACCTACGGCAAATATAGGGGAATGTCAGTTGAACTTGCCGGGTATTTAGTACCGATTTTCAATGCAGCgag TGGTATCGGCCGCATTCTTCCCGGATATGCAGCGGACAAGCTAGGCAACTATAATGTCTCTCTTTGTGCTGCATGTTTGTCCAGTATTTTCGTTTTGGCTCTGTGGCTCCCTGGACAAGATCAAGCGACGGCAATTGCATTTGCTGCTCTCTTCGGTCTAAGCTCTGGCACCTACACAGCGATCAGCCCGGCTCTGGTGGCCCAGATTTCCGATATACGGGAGATTGGAACCCGATCGGGTACGATGTATGCTTGCATGTCCGTGGCCGCATTGACAGGTAGCCCTATTGGAGGCGCTCTCATCTCGGCTGCAGGGGGGAGTTACTGGAAACTGCAGGTCTTTACGGGGACAATGTTGGTAATGGGGACCATTTTCTACATTATTGCCAGGATGCATTTGGCCAAAGGAAAGCTGTGGATGAAGGTATAG